From Amycolatopsis cihanbeyliensis, a single genomic window includes:
- a CDS encoding isoprenyl transferase codes for MRRRGREAAARTEVRDPDPHPSGARPPRIPSELVPNHVALVMDGNGRWANQRGLPRIEGHKRGEAVMIDVASGAVELGVKWLSVYAFSTENWKRSPDEVRFLMGFNRDTIRRQVDYLGSIGVRIRWAGRRPKLWRSVIKELQDAEEKTRHNTRLNMTMCVNYGGRAEVGDAVRQIARLAAEGKINPDKVDERTIAKYLYQPQMPDVDLFLRPSGEQRTSNFMLWQSAYAEFVFQDTLFPDFDRTRLWDACLAFAKRDRRFGAAIDNTDAADAAGSAGALSEV; via the coding sequence GTGCGGCGCAGGGGACGTGAGGCGGCGGCACGGACCGAGGTGCGGGATCCCGACCCGCATCCCTCCGGCGCGCGGCCACCGCGGATCCCTTCCGAGCTGGTGCCCAACCATGTCGCGCTGGTGATGGACGGCAACGGCCGCTGGGCCAACCAGCGCGGGTTGCCCCGCATCGAGGGACACAAGCGGGGCGAGGCGGTGATGATCGACGTCGCCAGCGGCGCGGTCGAGCTGGGCGTGAAATGGCTGTCGGTGTACGCGTTCTCCACCGAGAACTGGAAGCGCAGCCCGGACGAGGTGCGCTTCCTGATGGGCTTCAACCGGGACACCATCCGCCGCCAGGTCGACTACCTCGGTTCGATCGGGGTACGCATCCGGTGGGCGGGCCGCAGGCCGAAGCTGTGGCGCAGCGTGATCAAGGAGCTGCAGGACGCCGAGGAGAAGACCAGGCACAACACCCGGCTCAACATGACGATGTGCGTCAACTACGGTGGGCGGGCAGAGGTCGGCGACGCCGTGCGGCAGATCGCCAGGCTCGCCGCCGAGGGGAAGATCAACCCGGACAAGGTGGACGAGCGCACCATCGCGAAGTACCTGTACCAGCCGCAGATGCCGGACGTGGACCTGTTCCTCCGGCCCTCCGGCGAGCAGCGGACCTCGAACTTCATGCTGTGGCAGTCCGCCTATGCGGAGTTCGTGTTCCAGGACACGCTGTTCCCCGACTTCGACCGAACCCGCCTGTGGGACGCCTGCCTGGCGTTCGCCAAGCGGGACCGGCGGTTCGGCGCGGCCATCGACAACACAGATGCTGCCGACGCCGCGGGATCCGCCGGGGCCCTATCGGAGGTGTGA
- the recO gene encoding DNA repair protein RecO: MSLYRDTGIVLRVHKLGEADRIITLLTRRHGKVRAVAKGVRRTGSRFGARLEPFGHVDLQLYTGRTLDVITQVQTVDAFAVQLVGDYQRYTAASAITETADRLTAEEGEPALKLYLLVTGALRALAGGGRDASLVLDAFLLRAMAFAGWAPAISECARCGQPGPHRAFNVQSGGALCPRCRVAGSVHPAPEVFTLLDALLHGEWTVAEGTSPGTRRDVSGLVAAHLQWHLERQLRSLPLVERRREMLGPGRLTSTELPDDMEVPGAAQGT; encoded by the coding sequence GTGAGTCTCTATCGCGACACCGGCATCGTGCTCCGGGTGCACAAGCTGGGTGAGGCCGACCGGATCATCACCCTGCTCACCCGCAGGCACGGGAAGGTGCGCGCCGTCGCCAAGGGGGTGCGCAGGACCGGCTCCCGGTTCGGTGCCCGGCTGGAGCCGTTCGGGCATGTCGACCTGCAGCTCTACACCGGCCGCACGCTGGACGTGATCACCCAGGTGCAGACCGTGGACGCGTTCGCCGTGCAGCTGGTCGGCGACTACCAGCGCTACACCGCGGCCAGCGCGATCACCGAGACCGCCGACCGGCTCACCGCGGAGGAGGGCGAGCCGGCGCTGAAGCTGTACCTGCTGGTCACCGGGGCGCTGCGGGCGCTGGCCGGGGGCGGCAGGGACGCCTCGCTGGTGCTGGACGCCTTCCTGCTGCGGGCCATGGCCTTCGCCGGCTGGGCGCCCGCGATCAGCGAGTGCGCCCGTTGCGGGCAACCCGGGCCGCACCGGGCGTTCAACGTGCAGTCCGGCGGCGCGCTGTGTCCACGCTGCCGGGTCGCCGGCTCGGTGCACCCCGCCCCGGAGGTGTTCACCCTGCTGGACGCGCTGCTGCACGGGGAGTGGACGGTCGCCGAAGGCACCTCGCCGGGAACCCGGCGGGATGTCAGCGGGCTGGTCGCCGCTCACCTGCAGTGGCACCTCGAACGCCAGCTCCGGTCCTTACCCCTGGTCGAACGGCGCCGGGAGATGCTCGGCCCCGGCAGGTTAACCTCGACCGAGTTGCCCGACGACATGGAGGTACCAGGTGCGGCGCAGGGGACGTGA
- a CDS encoding DUF2752 domain-containing protein, protein MTAMRVERSWRSLRRTPALVGGLAVTGAALGTGVLVIPCWFHALTGLDCPFCGGSRALGALLHGDPVAAIGYNAFAVLVLLPVAVVVLVALARWEVGRATRWWPAGARGLRLALLLGALTMAWWVLRDLPGLGWLRA, encoded by the coding sequence ATGACCGCCATGCGGGTCGAGCGGTCGTGGCGCAGCCTGCGCCGCACCCCGGCGCTGGTCGGTGGCCTGGCTGTCACCGGCGCCGCACTCGGCACCGGGGTACTGGTCATCCCCTGCTGGTTCCATGCGCTGACCGGGCTGGACTGCCCGTTCTGCGGAGGCAGCAGGGCGCTCGGCGCGTTGCTGCACGGCGACCCGGTCGCGGCCATCGGCTACAACGCCTTCGCCGTGCTGGTCCTGCTGCCGGTGGCCGTGGTGGTGCTGGTCGCGCTCGCCAGGTGGGAGGTGGGCCGAGCCACCCGCTGGTGGCCGGCCGGTGCCCGCGGCCTGCGGCTGGCGCTCCTGCTCGGCGCGCTCACGATGGCCTGGTGGGTGCTGCGGGATCTGCCGGGTCTCGGCTGGTTACGAGCGTGA